A genomic window from Bacteroidota bacterium includes:
- the pheS gene encoding phenylalanine--tRNA ligase subunit alpha: protein MEGLQDQFSTIEALKADVQAFVVTNAAELEQFRIKFLGTKNVLKDIFAEIKNVPNERKKEFGQKVNELKQQAETRFTELEALYKNNTAVIADTIDMSMPANTTAPGARHPITLMKDELMSIFTRIGYTAIDGPEIEDDWHNFTALGMPEDHPARDMQDTFYVQTNPAILLRTHTSNVQIRVMEALSKARKQPPVRIVALGRTYRNETISARAHCTFHQIELLYIDEGVTFADMKQTLLYLAQELYGAQTKIRLRPSYFPFTEPSAEMDVSCFVCGGNGCAICKHTGWVEIGGCGMVDPVVLENCGIDSEKYTGFAFGFGLERMAILKYKINDIRLFTENDLRFLKQFEQL from the coding sequence ATGGAAGGCTTACAGGATCAATTCAGCACTATCGAAGCGCTAAAAGCAGATGTACAGGCTTTTGTTGTTACGAATGCTGCTGAACTGGAACAATTCAGAATTAAATTTCTTGGAACAAAAAATGTTTTGAAAGACATTTTTGCAGAAATCAAAAATGTTCCGAATGAACGAAAAAAAGAATTCGGCCAAAAAGTAAATGAATTAAAACAACAGGCAGAAACCCGATTTACGGAGCTCGAAGCACTTTATAAAAACAATACAGCTGTAATTGCAGATACTATTGATATGAGTATGCCTGCAAATACCACTGCGCCAGGTGCGCGACATCCAATTACCTTAATGAAGGATGAGCTGATGTCCATATTTACCCGTATCGGTTACACCGCAATCGACGGACCGGAAATTGAAGACGACTGGCATAATTTCACCGCTTTAGGTATGCCTGAAGACCACCCGGCAAGAGATATGCAGGATACATTTTATGTGCAAACAAATCCTGCTATTTTGTTACGAACACATACTTCCAATGTGCAAATTCGTGTTATGGAAGCATTGTCGAAAGCACGAAAACAACCACCGGTTCGAATTGTTGCTTTGGGTCGTACTTATAGAAATGAAACCATTTCAGCAAGAGCGCATTGTACTTTTCATCAAATAGAATTATTATATATCGATGAAGGGGTAACCTTTGCCGATATGAAACAAACTTTGCTTTATCTCGCACAGGAATTATACGGAGCGCAAACAAAAATTCGTTTACGTCCAAGTTATTTTCCATTTACAGAGCCCAGTGCAGAAATGGATGTGAGTTGCTTTGTTTGTGGCGGCAATGGTTGTGCAATTTGTAAACATACCGGATGGGTTGAAATTGGCGGATGCGGTATGGTTGATCCCGTTGTGCTCGAAAATTGTGGTATCGATTCTGAAAAATATACCGGATTCGCATTTGGATTCGGATTGGAAAGAATGGCGATATTAAAATATAAAATTAATGATATCAGGTTATTTACTGAAAATGATTTACGTTTTTTAAAACAATTTGAACAGCTTTAA